The following DNA comes from Thiohalobacter sp..
GCCACCACGATGCACTGGGAACCGAAGCGCTCCGCCGCCTCGCCCACGAATTCCGGGCGATGGACCGCGGCGGTGTTGATGGCCACCTTGTCGGCGCCGGCATTGAGCATGCGGCGGATGTCGCCCGGCTCGCGGATGCCCCCGCCGACGGTGAGGGGGATGAACACCTGTCCGGCGACCTCCTCGACCACGTGCACCATGGTCTCGCGCTCGTCGGAACTGGCCGTGATATCGAGGAAGGTCAGCTCGTCGGCCCCCTGCTCGTCGTAGCGGCGCGCGATCTCCACCGGATCGCCGGCGTCACGGATGTCGACGAACTTCACGCCCTTGACCACGCGGCCGGCGTCGACATCGAGACAGGGGATGATGCGTTTGGCGAGACCCATGCTGCAGTTACCGTTCCAACGCAAAGGCGCAGAGGCGCGAAGACCGCAAGGAAGTGCCGAGACGACCTTCGCTCGTCACTGGGAAATACCCCGCACCCTTTGCATCCTGGCGCCTTTGCATCAGGTGTCGGATCCCGTCAGCTCGTCCGCCAGCTTCTGCCCCTCGGCAAAGTCCAGCGTGCCCTCGTAGATGGCGCGTCCGGTAATGGCGCCGACGATGCCCTCGTCGGCGACCGCGCACAGGGCGCGGATGTCATCGATATTGGTGATGCCGCCGGAGGCAATCACCGGGATGTTGACCGCACGCGCGAGCCTGGCCGTGGCATCGACGTTGACACCGGTCATCATGCCGTCGCGGCTGATGTCGGTGTAGATGATGGCCTCGACGCCATCGCGTTCGAAGCGCTGGGCCATGTCGATGACATCGTGGTTGGAGAGCTTGGACCAGCCGTCGATGGCGACCTTGCCGTCCTTGGCGTCCAGGCCGACGATGATGTGGCCCGGAAACTCCATGCACAGGTCGTTGACGAAGTGCGGGGCGCTCACCGCCTTGGTGCCGATGATGACATAGGA
Coding sequences within:
- the hisA gene encoding 1-(5-phosphoribosyl)-5-[(5-phosphoribosylamino)methylideneamino]imidazole-4-carboxamide isomerase; the encoded protein is MLLIPAIDLKDGKCVRLRQGRMEDDTVFSDDPLAVAGRWVEAGARRLHLVDLNGAFAGRPVNAEVIHRIAEAHPDLPIQVGGGIRDEDTVQAYLDAGVSYVIIGTKAVSAPHFVNDLCMEFPGHIIVGLDAKDGKVAIDGWSKLSNHDVIDMAQRFERDGVEAIIYTDISRDGMMTGVNVDATARLARAVNIPVIASGGITNIDDIRALCAVADEGIVGAITGRAIYEGTLDFAEGQKLADELTGSDT
- the hisF gene encoding imidazole glycerol phosphate synthase subunit HisF codes for the protein MGLAKRIIPCLDVDAGRVVKGVKFVDIRDAGDPVEIARRYDEQGADELTFLDITASSDERETMVHVVEEVAGQVFIPLTVGGGIREPGDIRRMLNAGADKVAINTAAVHRPEFVGEAAERFGSQCIVVAIDAKQVSAPGEPPRWEIFTHGGRKPTGLDAIDWARRMVALGAGEILLTSMDRDGTRAGFDIPLTRAVADAVEVPVIASGGVGNLDHLVAGVTEGRADAVLAASIFHFGEYSIRQAKEHMAAAGIEVRL